CCTGGCCTGCCGCGCGCTCGAAGCTACCCGCAAGACGCCCGTGCGGTGGGCGCCGGAGTCGAAGCCTTCGGCCTCGAGCGCGCTAATCAGCGCCCAGGTCGCCTGAAGCGCGCGCCGGTCGAAAGAACTGGCCTTGGCGCTGCGGCCGCGGTTGGGGTTCAACAGCGCCAGCGGCACCGACGAGGCGCCCTGCGCGCCTACGCGCCCGGCCTCGAGCAGGGCCACGCTGCGGCCGCGCCCCGCGAGCTCGAAGGCGAGCGTGCAGCCCGCGACGCCCGCGCCGACCACCGCGACATCCCACAGGGGGTCACCCATGAAAACGCGGCTTGGCCGCCACCAGCATCTCGCGCTTGCCGCCTATCGGGCCGGGGCGGCGCTCTACGGAGAAGCCGAGCCCCTCAAGCCGCCGCCGCACCTCGCCCTTGACCGAGTAGGTGCTCAAGCGGCCGCCCTCCTTTAGGCTCTGGTAGAGCCGCCTCAAAAAGTCCTCCGACCACAGCTCGGGGTTGGCGTCGGGGCTGAAGGCGTCCTGGTAGACGGCGTCGAAAGCCGCCCCCGGCAGGGCCTGAAGGGTCGCCTCGCCGAGGAGGAGCTCGAGCCTTACCCCCGGCTGGACGGCGAGGAGCCGCCGCCCGGTCACGGCGTTCAGGTCACCGAGTCCCTGGACGAGCGCGTCGAAGAGGGCGCCGCGGGCGAGCAGGTCACGGTAGCCCAGGCGGGTGAGCGTGTCGGCGTCGACGAGACTCTTGTCGAGCGCGCAGTAGTAGAGCGCCGCGCCCGAGCTCAGGGCCAGGTCG
This DNA window, taken from Deinococcota bacterium, encodes the following:
- a CDS encoding FAD-binding oxidoreductase; amino-acid sequence: MGDPLWDVAVVGAGVAGCTLAFELAGRGRSVALLEAGRVGAQGASSVPLALLNPNRGRSAKASSFDRRALQATWALISALEAEGFDSGAHRTGVLRVASSARQAR
- the mnmD gene encoding tRNA (5-methylaminomethyl-2-thiouridine)(34)-methyltransferase MnmD, encoding MRLVTTRDGSKTLYSEGYGQTFHSDRGALSEARHVFLEGSGVAARLASRTPTRVLEVGFGSGLNFLLSADLALSSGAALYYCALDKSLVDADTLTRLGYRDLLARGALFDALVQGLGDLNAVTGRRLLAVQPGVRLELLLGEATLQALPGAAFDAVYQDAFSPDANPELWSEDFLRRLYQSLKEGGRLSTYSVKGEVRRRLEGLGFSVERRPGPIGGKREMLVAAKPRFHG